Proteins from a genomic interval of Acidiferrobacterales bacterium:
- the ispE gene encoding 4-(cytidine 5'-diphospho)-2-C-methyl-D-erythritol kinase, which translates to MKIWHAPAKLNLFLHVVGRLENGYHQLQTVYQLIDWKDELEFEVSPDGRIRRPSEVPGIAEEQCLTVKAACALRDRFPGTEGVDIRLKKNIPAGSGLGGGSSDAATTLIALNSLWKLDLSAAELAEVGADVGADVPVFIHGTNAWAQGIGEHLSGISLSEQLYLVVVPPVEVSTRRVFSQCDLSPYRDRISMQDFYDGAVCNDLEQTACRLYPEVRLALEWLGQHGEAKMTGSGGAVFAAVKSEEQAEELVRSRPSGYRCRFCVGMGS; encoded by the coding sequence ATGAAGATCTGGCACGCCCCGGCCAAGCTGAACCTCTTTCTTCATGTCGTAGGCCGTCTGGAGAACGGATATCACCAACTGCAAACCGTCTATCAGCTCATTGACTGGAAGGACGAGCTGGAATTCGAGGTCAGTCCGGATGGACGGATAAGGCGGCCATCCGAGGTGCCAGGCATTGCGGAAGAACAATGCCTGACCGTGAAAGCGGCCTGCGCGCTGAGAGACCGGTTTCCGGGCACTGAAGGGGTGGATATCCGACTGAAGAAGAATATCCCTGCCGGGAGCGGACTGGGTGGCGGCAGTTCGGATGCCGCGACAACCCTGATCGCATTGAACAGCCTGTGGAAACTCGATCTTTCAGCCGCTGAACTCGCTGAAGTCGGTGCGGACGTCGGTGCGGACGTTCCAGTGTTCATCCACGGAACAAACGCGTGGGCGCAAGGCATCGGGGAACACCTATCAGGGATTTCCCTGTCTGAGCAGCTTTACCTGGTAGTTGTACCGCCGGTCGAGGTCTCTACCCGACGAGTTTTCTCGCAGTGCGATCTGTCGCCTTATCGCGACCGAATTTCGATGCAGGATTTCTACGACGGTGCCGTCTGCAACGACCTGGAGCAGACTGCCTGTCGACTTTACCCCGAAGTCAGGCTGGCCCTGGAGTGGCTTGGACAACACGGGGAGGCCAAGATGACCGGTTCAGGCGGAGCGGTGTTTGCGGCGGTCAAGTCCGAAGAGCAGGCCGAGGAGCTCGTACGCTCCCGGCCATCTGGCTATCGGTGCCGATTCTGTGTCGGTATGGGCAGCTGA
- the lolB gene encoding lipoprotein insertase outer membrane protein LolB, translating into MNRALIISLALVFMTGCATVETAIESVDLDVYRSHAATVSTIDHWNLRGRISIRAGSKGEIGRLLWVRNGDAHQLEIYGNFGSRRIRIIQDSDGVVLEDTQGRRIIGSNMQAVLEQRTGQSLPVEALIYWLVGAIDPKFGSVNVWDVEGRLISVQQAGWTVSFSKYRDAGGYQLPTRLNLVQDAQTLTSDESGEKIEEIRIVISDWGIE; encoded by the coding sequence ATGAATCGCGCACTGATCATATCGCTGGCTTTGGTCTTCATGACGGGCTGTGCGACCGTTGAGACCGCAATCGAATCAGTCGATCTTGACGTCTATCGATCCCATGCCGCGACCGTATCCACCATCGATCACTGGAATCTGCGCGGTCGGATCAGTATCCGAGCGGGGTCGAAGGGCGAGATCGGCAGATTGCTCTGGGTCCGTAACGGGGATGCACACCAGTTGGAGATTTATGGGAATTTCGGCTCGCGGCGAATTCGCATCATTCAGGATTCAGATGGTGTTGTGCTTGAGGACACACAGGGGCGCAGGATCATCGGCTCGAACATGCAGGCTGTACTTGAGCAGCGAACCGGACAGTCGCTGCCGGTCGAAGCGCTCATTTACTGGCTGGTCGGTGCGATTGATCCGAAATTCGGTTCGGTAAACGTATGGGATGTAGAAGGTCGCTTGATCTCGGTCCAACAGGCCGGCTGGACAGTCAGCTTCTCAAAATACCGCGATGCAGGCGGCTATCAGCTCCCGACAAGGTTGAATCTTGTGCAAGATGCACAAACGTTAACATCCGATGAGTCTGGTGAGAAAATCGAAGAGATACGGATTGTCATCTCCGATTGGGGAATCGAATAA
- a CDS encoding tetratricopeptide repeat protein — MTEPKAVPIRKLAVIVLAAVSLGGCTASMMSPQPDPGEVSDGSTTANLPDVQLNADLLSKLMLAEMSYFRNDAHAAIEIFEEVGFETRDPRIVARASIMAVENSRLDVAANTTDLWVELSPEDSDAWYWRGTVKVITGNHDDASTDFFQAMELAPDQSDMIQQIGRILRLNLSPDVAFDLLSVVLSRFPDNQEGRLFQISFAISAGKSNEETDALLEALEDVIEDTDLQAHAKFNLLRFTNREQEAESFAVRHLRYNSESPKLREAYAQYLSDNGYYREAVDQFEQIESAESLLELGDLHSRANYPDLAYESYLGYRELRPRDQVVLLGLAEIALKQMRYDEAREWINQIRSPRFVFQRISLSAQYIARTDSVEEGISLLEEYRPSDDRERVRLSLSESQVYLDAHRYDQARQTLDEALEILPGNASLLLARSHILAELNQVEPAEADIRAILEQDPDNPAALNSLGYVLADQTDRLTEALELIEKALALKPNDPYVLDSMGWVQFKLGNPDSAIDFLETALDRRDDPVIAAHLGEVYWAIGNQSKARVIWDRALKKSPQDRILKETVERFVN, encoded by the coding sequence ATGACAGAACCGAAGGCAGTACCAATTCGAAAACTCGCGGTCATTGTATTAGCGGCGGTCAGTTTGGGAGGCTGTACTGCCTCCATGATGTCGCCGCAGCCCGACCCGGGTGAGGTCAGCGACGGTTCCACCACCGCAAACCTGCCGGACGTCCAGCTCAATGCAGACTTGTTGTCGAAACTCATGCTCGCCGAGATGTCCTACTTCCGTAACGATGCTCACGCCGCCATTGAGATTTTTGAGGAAGTCGGGTTTGAAACGCGCGATCCCAGAATTGTAGCGAGAGCTTCAATAATGGCAGTCGAGAATTCCCGGTTGGATGTCGCAGCCAATACAACGGATTTATGGGTGGAGCTCAGTCCGGAGGATTCTGATGCGTGGTACTGGCGAGGGACGGTCAAGGTCATTACTGGCAACCATGATGACGCATCGACCGACTTTTTCCAGGCCATGGAATTGGCACCCGACCAGTCCGACATGATTCAGCAGATCGGGCGGATTCTCAGACTCAATCTGAGCCCTGATGTGGCATTTGATCTCCTCAGCGTTGTGTTGTCTCGGTTTCCGGACAACCAGGAAGGGCGTCTGTTCCAGATCAGTTTTGCAATTTCTGCCGGCAAGAGCAATGAGGAGACTGATGCGCTGCTTGAAGCTTTGGAGGATGTCATAGAAGATACCGACTTGCAGGCCCACGCGAAATTCAACCTGCTTCGTTTCACCAATCGGGAACAGGAGGCTGAATCATTCGCAGTCAGGCATCTTCGATACAATTCCGAATCGCCGAAACTGAGAGAGGCTTACGCACAATATCTGTCAGATAATGGATATTACCGGGAAGCTGTCGATCAGTTTGAGCAGATCGAAAGCGCAGAGTCACTTCTGGAACTTGGTGACCTGCACTCGCGGGCAAACTATCCGGATCTGGCGTACGAGAGCTATCTAGGCTACCGGGAACTCAGACCGCGGGATCAGGTGGTATTGCTGGGACTCGCGGAAATCGCGCTTAAACAGATGAGATACGATGAAGCCAGGGAGTGGATCAATCAAATCAGATCGCCAAGATTTGTCTTTCAGAGAATTTCGCTGTCCGCACAGTACATCGCAAGAACCGATAGTGTGGAAGAAGGGATATCGCTGCTGGAAGAATACAGACCCAGCGACGATCGGGAGCGTGTCCGCCTGTCTTTGTCCGAGAGTCAGGTTTATCTGGACGCTCACAGATATGATCAGGCAAGACAAACCCTGGATGAGGCGTTGGAGATTTTGCCCGGGAACGCGTCGTTGCTGTTGGCTCGAAGTCATATTCTGGCCGAACTCAATCAGGTCGAACCGGCGGAAGCTGACATCAGAGCGATACTTGAACAGGACCCTGACAACCCCGCTGCGCTCAACTCGTTGGGTTACGTGCTGGCGGATCAGACCGATCGGCTGACCGAGGCCCTGGAACTGATCGAGAAGGCACTGGCCTTGAAACCGAACGATCCTTATGTTCTCGATAGCATGGGTTGGGTTCAGTTCAAACTCGGAAACCCCGATTCTGCGATCGATTTTCTCGAAACCGCCCTCGACAGGCGGGACGACCCGGTTATCGCGGCTCATCTAGGTGAGGTGTACTGGGCGATCGGCAACCAGAGCAAGGCAAGAGTCATTTGGGACCGGGCCCTGAAGAAGTCGCCCCAGGACAGGATATTGAAAGAAACAGTCGAAAGATTCGTCAACTGA
- the prfA gene encoding peptide chain release factor 1: MKDSLRNKLDTLTARHDTLNIQLSEPENLRNPERLRQLSIELSEISEVVRKYREHCSLEEQLEEAKVLLQDDDQQIQAMARTEIQELEEGIETTSGQLQRLLLPKDPNDKRNIFLEIRAGTGGDEAAMFAGDLYRMYRVYVQNRGWKIETVSEHEGEYGGYKEVILRVIGTGAHSRLKFESGTHRVQRVPKTEAQGRIHTSACTVAVLPETEQASVDINTQDLRVDTYRASGAGGQHVNRTDSAVRITHLPSGIVVECQDERSQHQNRARAMTMLRTRLLQAEIQKQHDERSETRRLMVGSGDRSERIRTYNFPQSRVTDHRINLTLYRLEEFIGGDMDQVIDPLTAEHQAALMADMEMEGR, from the coding sequence ATGAAAGATTCGCTGAGAAATAAGCTTGATACGCTGACCGCCCGCCACGATACATTGAACATTCAGTTGTCAGAACCTGAAAATCTGCGCAATCCGGAACGTCTGCGACAGCTTTCGATTGAGCTGTCCGAGATTTCGGAAGTCGTGCGGAAGTACCGCGAGCATTGCAGTCTTGAGGAGCAGCTGGAGGAGGCCAAAGTCCTGTTACAGGACGACGATCAGCAGATTCAGGCAATGGCTCGCACAGAGATACAGGAACTTGAGGAGGGCATTGAGACTACCAGCGGGCAGCTGCAACGATTGCTCTTGCCAAAAGATCCCAATGACAAGCGCAATATTTTCCTTGAGATCCGTGCGGGAACCGGAGGGGACGAAGCGGCGATGTTCGCCGGTGACCTTTACCGAATGTACCGAGTCTATGTGCAAAACCGGGGCTGGAAAATTGAGACAGTCAGCGAGCACGAAGGTGAGTACGGCGGTTATAAGGAAGTGATTCTCAGAGTGATCGGTACCGGTGCCCATTCACGGTTGAAGTTTGAATCTGGCACGCATCGGGTGCAGCGAGTGCCTAAGACTGAAGCCCAGGGCCGAATCCATACATCGGCCTGTACGGTTGCTGTGCTGCCAGAAACAGAGCAGGCCAGCGTTGACATCAATACACAAGACTTGCGGGTGGACACGTATCGCGCCTCCGGAGCGGGTGGACAGCATGTCAATCGAACCGATTCCGCAGTTCGGATAACGCACCTGCCGTCAGGTATCGTGGTCGAGTGCCAGGATGAGCGTTCGCAGCATCAGAACCGTGCGCGGGCCATGACCATGCTCCGGACGCGACTGCTACAGGCCGAAATCCAGAAACAACACGATGAGCGCAGCGAAACACGCAGGCTCATGGTGGGCTCCGGCGATCGTTCGGAAAGAATTCGAACCTACAATTTTCCGCAGAGTCGGGTTACCGACCATCGGATCAATCTGACGCTGTATCGACTTGAAGAATTTATTGGCGGGGATATGGATCAGGTCATCGACCCGCTGACCGCGGAACACCAGGCCGCACTGATGGCCGATATGGAAATGGAAGGGCGATGA
- the prmC gene encoding peptide chain release factor N(5)-glutamine methyltransferase encodes MNIPLSVTVGQARRAGINRLQSISDSARLDVDIILSQAMPIHRNMLNLVSHVELDVAQQNRFESLLARRMKGEPIAYITGMREFWSLDLVVSPATLVPRPETELVVERALARCRELQSPRIADLGTGSGAIALALAFELGNADITATDISQQALKVARRNQQNLNLDNVTFIQGDWTDTLSSLRFDAIVSNPPYIREDDPCLMDIFMQHEPRLALTGGSDGLSAVRRIIESSVRYLNPDGWLIVEHGFNQGEAAREVMTRCGYAQIRTFKDLAGLSRVTEGQVAG; translated from the coding sequence ATGAACATTCCGTTGTCGGTGACAGTCGGGCAGGCGCGACGGGCCGGAATCAACCGGCTGCAGTCCATCAGCGATTCCGCAAGGCTCGATGTCGATATCATTCTGTCGCAAGCCATGCCGATACATCGGAATATGCTGAATCTGGTGTCACATGTCGAGTTGGATGTCGCCCAGCAGAACCGGTTTGAGTCGTTGCTTGCCAGACGCATGAAAGGCGAGCCCATCGCCTACATTACAGGAATGCGGGAATTCTGGTCACTTGATCTTGTCGTCAGCCCGGCGACGCTGGTGCCGCGCCCGGAAACCGAACTGGTTGTCGAACGCGCGTTGGCCCGCTGCAGGGAGCTGCAATCACCGCGCATCGCAGACCTCGGAACAGGCAGCGGTGCCATTGCCCTGGCGCTGGCTTTTGAGCTTGGTAACGCGGACATTACCGCGACCGACATATCACAACAAGCCCTTAAGGTCGCGCGCCGCAATCAGCAGAATCTGAACTTGGACAATGTGACATTCATTCAGGGCGACTGGACCGACACGTTGTCATCGTTGCGATTTGATGCCATTGTCTCGAATCCACCGTATATCCGGGAAGACGATCCGTGCCTGATGGATATATTCATGCAACACGAACCGAGGCTCGCTCTGACCGGCGGTAGTGATGGACTCAGTGCGGTACGCCGGATCATCGAATCTTCGGTCAGATATCTCAATCCGGATGGCTGGCTGATTGTTGAGCACGGCTTCAATCAGGGCGAGGCGGCTCGCGAGGTGATGACGC